A stretch of the Parvularculales bacterium genome encodes the following:
- a CDS encoding FAD-dependent oxidoreductase, which produces MTTGETTEGAVGFVIVGGGQAAVEAIASLRGQGYEGTIILIGDEPYLPYQRPPLSKKYLDGTLSRERLYLRPEEFYRKSGVMVRLGETVHAIGRQTRTVVMGDGERLRYEKLLLTTGARARHLEGVGVDLVGVYSLRSIQGVDGLRTHFVEGARLVIVGGGYIGLEVAAIGVSMGLDVTVLEAAERVMARVVAPEVSRFYEAVHEEKGVSIKTGVALARIEGTNGCVTNVVDKAGRTYPADVVLVGVGASPNDTLAAEAGLVVDDGVVVDHQARTSDEAIFAAGDCTRYHSVLYNRDIRLESVQNAIEQARIAATAMCGGMRAYDETPWFWSDQYDLKLQIAGLSEGHDKTVMRGETASRSFALFYLKEGRLLAVDAVNRAPEFMVSRKFIKERMCFDPNILADENISMKEMAQRALQK; this is translated from the coding sequence ATGACAACAGGAGAGACAACAGAGGGGGCTGTGGGGTTTGTCATTGTTGGTGGTGGTCAGGCAGCGGTAGAGGCCATCGCTAGCCTGCGGGGTCAAGGTTATGAGGGGACTATTATTCTCATTGGTGATGAGCCCTATCTGCCTTATCAGCGTCCGCCGCTCTCTAAGAAATATCTTGACGGAACATTGAGTAGAGAGCGGCTTTATCTGCGTCCTGAAGAATTTTACCGGAAATCGGGTGTGATGGTGCGGTTGGGGGAGACGGTGCATGCCATAGGCCGGCAAACGCGCACGGTTGTCATGGGTGACGGAGAGCGTTTGAGATATGAAAAACTACTACTGACAACCGGTGCGCGAGCGCGGCATCTGGAAGGGGTAGGGGTTGACCTTGTGGGGGTATATTCTTTGCGTTCCATTCAGGGTGTTGATGGGTTAAGGACGCATTTTGTTGAAGGTGCACGGTTGGTTATTGTGGGGGGTGGTTATATTGGTCTTGAGGTTGCAGCCATCGGCGTGAGTATGGGGTTAGATGTAACAGTGCTGGAGGCAGCTGAGCGGGTTATGGCGCGGGTGGTAGCCCCTGAAGTATCGCGCTTTTATGAAGCGGTTCATGAAGAAAAAGGAGTTTCCATTAAGACTGGTGTGGCTTTGGCCAGAATAGAAGGCACGAATGGTTGTGTAACAAATGTAGTGGATAAGGCGGGGCGAACATATCCGGCAGATGTGGTGCTGGTGGGTGTCGGGGCATCCCCTAATGATACACTAGCTGCGGAGGCAGGTCTTGTGGTTGATGATGGCGTTGTGGTGGATCATCAGGCGCGTACGTCTGATGAGGCGATTTTTGCGGCGGGAGATTGCACGCGTTATCACAGTGTTTTGTATAACCGAGACATAAGACTGGAATCAGTGCAAAATGCTATAGAGCAAGCAAGAATAGCGGCAACGGCTATGTGTGGTGGGATGCGCGCCTATGATGAGACACCGTGGTTTTGGTCTGACCAATATGATTTGAAATTGCAGATTGCGGGATTATCAGAGGGTCATGATAAGACTGTCATGCGGGGTGAGACAGCATCACGATCTTTTGCGCTGTTTTATCTAAAGGAGGGCCGTCTTTTGGCGGTTGATGCTGTCAATCGGGCGCCAGAGTTTATGGTCTCCCGAAAGTTCATCAAAGAGAGAATGTGTTTTGACCCTAATATACTGGCAGACGAAAACATTTCCATGAAAGAGATGGCACAACGGGCATTGCAGAAATAA
- the addB gene encoding double-strand break repair protein AddB, with protein MTATVFTIPSGVPFLDHLAYGLMINPKLGGCLKSDTHSLSDATILLPTRRAVRTLADAFLKSNKKRAMLLPSIRALGDLGEEDMALGEADSGVDDTVWAEIGITEILPPALAPLERQSLLTTLILQWSYTSEAGPQDAAQAAALAFELGRFLDSIHLQEANLKDLERLTPSDYAENWRQMMTFLSIITEQWPKILHTRNRLDPAARRVKTLKLLATHWQQHPPPHPVIAAGSTGSLPATAALLKIIAFMPQGVVVLPGLDTMMDDDSWDSIGPDHPQCSLKRLLEAMGVARTDVAPWPTASPESSVHRRVVLLSEAMKPAQATASWRNRLADNPPEDTEPPSNPLDGLEVIETPTPREEAVAIALMMRETLETPQRTATLVTPDRTLARRVGAELRRWNISVDDSAGYPLVNSPPFVFLRHTTALLEEEWAPVALLSLLKHPLAGLGIKRASVRRLTRRLERRILRGVRPATGIYGLRQAFNKIKNEREHTNLTLLINQLASCFEPLSNVRYEPNLTFSQWLHAHISTAEALAATDTETGTTLLWAGDAGQATAHFLKVALEQCTDIPPLSLNAYGRLLMELARPQVVRSVYNRHPRLSIQGVLESRLQTHDLVILGGLNEGIWPTTVNVDPWISRPMAEKLGLDPPEHRIGLAAHDFFEKAAAKQVVITRALKQGGTPTVKSRWLMRLEILLAGMGHEHALETPKPWSHYAHYLDQPDEPIRPIKPPAPTPPVAVRPTRISVTEVETLIYDPYSLYARYVLRLRALSPLDEPLNARHRGNAIHDVMEEFGRLFPDHLPENALEELIRIGERIFVETGISHSSVYAFWWPRFVQAMEWFAEGEAQRRQNTKHLAVEAKGDMEINVAGQVYHLHGRADQINIQENGALVIYDYKTGTIPSASQVIHRFRPQLPLEAAMARHGAFEHIPPHPTEELVYIKLSGGKTPGEEHPLRNRTRPIDANHLADETLQMLRILLEKYTNPNMPYASHIRPSSFLWHSDYDHLARVLEWSAGMEQDSPS; from the coding sequence GTGACGGCTACAGTCTTTACCATTCCTTCCGGTGTGCCCTTTCTTGATCATCTGGCATACGGCCTGATGATAAACCCAAAGTTAGGGGGGTGCTTAAAGAGCGATACTCATTCTCTTTCTGATGCCACAATTTTATTGCCTACCCGACGTGCGGTACGCACTTTGGCAGATGCTTTTCTTAAATCCAACAAAAAGCGGGCTATGTTGTTACCCTCTATTCGGGCCCTTGGTGATTTGGGAGAGGAGGATATGGCCCTTGGTGAAGCAGATAGCGGCGTAGATGATACGGTTTGGGCGGAAATTGGCATAACGGAAATACTACCACCGGCGCTTGCACCTTTGGAACGTCAGTCTTTGCTGACAACTCTCATCCTTCAATGGAGTTACACTTCAGAAGCAGGTCCACAGGATGCAGCTCAAGCTGCCGCCCTTGCTTTTGAATTGGGGAGGTTTTTGGATTCTATCCACTTACAAGAAGCAAACTTGAAAGATCTGGAAAGATTAACTCCTTCAGATTATGCCGAAAACTGGCGACAGATGATGACGTTTCTTTCTATCATCACAGAGCAATGGCCGAAGATTCTACACACCCGCAACCGGTTAGATCCAGCCGCCCGTCGGGTTAAAACCCTCAAATTGTTAGCCACCCACTGGCAACAACACCCGCCACCCCATCCTGTTATAGCTGCAGGATCAACCGGCAGTCTCCCTGCAACGGCAGCCCTGTTAAAGATCATCGCGTTCATGCCTCAAGGCGTGGTTGTCCTGCCTGGGTTGGACACAATGATGGACGATGACAGTTGGGACAGCATCGGTCCTGACCATCCCCAATGTAGCCTAAAGCGTTTGTTGGAAGCCATGGGCGTTGCAAGAACCGATGTAGCCCCATGGCCGACCGCATCGCCGGAGAGTAGCGTCCACCGCCGTGTTGTTTTGTTAAGCGAAGCCATGAAACCAGCGCAGGCCACCGCCTCATGGCGTAATCGACTTGCAGATAACCCGCCAGAAGATACTGAACCCCCTAGTAATCCCCTTGATGGTCTTGAGGTGATAGAAACCCCCACCCCTCGCGAGGAAGCGGTGGCTATTGCCTTAATGATGCGCGAAACTCTGGAAACACCGCAACGTACTGCAACTCTTGTTACCCCTGATCGCACGCTGGCGCGCCGGGTTGGGGCCGAATTGCGCCGTTGGAACATATCAGTTGATGATTCTGCAGGATATCCGTTAGTTAACAGTCCGCCTTTTGTGTTTTTGCGTCACACTACAGCTCTGCTGGAGGAAGAGTGGGCACCGGTTGCTCTTTTGTCTTTGTTGAAACACCCCCTTGCCGGGCTTGGCATAAAGAGAGCATCCGTACGCCGCCTTACCCGACGTTTGGAGCGCCGAATTCTACGAGGTGTACGTCCGGCGACAGGTATTTATGGCTTACGGCAGGCGTTTAATAAAATCAAGAATGAACGCGAGCACACAAACCTCACCTTACTAATAAACCAGTTAGCCTCTTGTTTTGAGCCATTGAGCAATGTGCGCTACGAACCTAATCTTACTTTTTCTCAGTGGCTGCATGCGCATATTAGTACCGCTGAAGCGCTTGCCGCTACCGACACGGAAACAGGCACTACCCTACTATGGGCCGGAGATGCCGGCCAGGCAACCGCGCACTTTCTTAAAGTTGCGCTAGAACAATGCACCGATATACCACCCTTGTCCCTAAACGCTTATGGACGTTTGTTGATGGAGTTGGCACGCCCTCAAGTTGTCAGAAGTGTTTATAATCGCCACCCACGTCTTTCTATTCAAGGAGTTTTAGAATCTCGACTTCAAACACACGATTTGGTTATTTTGGGCGGATTAAATGAAGGCATTTGGCCTACCACCGTAAATGTTGACCCTTGGATTAGCCGTCCCATGGCAGAGAAACTAGGCCTTGACCCACCGGAGCACCGGATTGGACTCGCAGCACACGATTTTTTTGAAAAAGCTGCCGCCAAACAAGTGGTGATAACCCGCGCTCTTAAGCAAGGTGGAACTCCAACGGTTAAATCTCGCTGGTTGATGCGCTTGGAGATATTACTGGCAGGCATGGGCCACGAGCACGCCCTAGAAACACCGAAGCCATGGAGCCATTATGCCCATTACCTAGATCAACCGGACGAACCCATTCGCCCCATTAAGCCACCGGCGCCTACACCGCCGGTGGCAGTGCGGCCCACAAGGATTTCCGTAACGGAGGTAGAAACCCTTATTTACGATCCTTACTCTCTTTATGCACGGTATGTATTGCGTTTGCGTGCACTTAGCCCTCTGGATGAGCCTCTTAATGCCCGTCATCGGGGCAATGCCATCCATGATGTGATGGAGGAGTTTGGCCGCCTTTTTCCTGATCACCTGCCGGAAAATGCTCTAGAGGAACTCATAAGAATTGGCGAGCGGATTTTTGTCGAGACAGGGATTTCTCATTCAAGTGTTTATGCGTTTTGGTGGCCGCGCTTTGTGCAAGCGATGGAATGGTTCGCCGAGGGAGAAGCACAACGACGCCAAAACACAAAGCACCTTGCGGTAGAAGCAAAAGGTGACATGGAAATAAATGTCGCCGGACAGGTTTATCATTTACACGGTCGCGCAGACCAAATTAATATTCAGGAAAATGGTGCGTTAGTTATTTATGATTATAAAACCGGTACTATTCCAAGTGCTTCTCAGGTGATACACCGATTCAGGCCGCAACTGCCCTTAGAAGCTGCCATGGCAAGGCATGGGGCTTTTGAGCATATACCCCCCCATCCCACCGAAGAACTTGTTTATATCAAATTGTCCGGGGGGAAAACACCCGGGGAAGAACATCCTCTTCGTAATCGTACAAGACCCATAGATGCTAATCATCTAGCAGATGAGACGCTTCAAATGCTGCGCATTCTTTTGGAAAAATATACCAACCCGAACATGCCTTACGCCTCTCATATTCGCCCCTCATCATTCCTGTGGCACAGCGATTATGACCATCTGGCGCGGGTGCTGGAATGGTCTGCCGGTATGGAGCAGGACTCCCCCTCATGA
- a CDS encoding nucleotidyltransferase family protein, producing the protein MSSSSITHAIVLAAGFGQRMTPLTQTTPKPLVQVAGRPLIDYMLDRLHACGIQNIVVNVHYLADKLEAYLAELQMPAITISDEREKILDTGGALVKAKPLLGEGCFFACNSDSLWTGDDNALIRMMRSFDPHTMDALLLVVRQADTPLMDGTGDFFMDSEGKLTRPPNHTPAPFFYTGVQIISPTLLAGAPVGTFSCNLLWDKAIKRGHLYGTSLEGTWFHVGRVEDIKRAEHLMEAL; encoded by the coding sequence GTGTCATCCTCTTCCATCACTCACGCTATAGTTTTAGCCGCTGGTTTTGGGCAACGCATGACTCCTTTAACCCAAACAACTCCCAAACCTCTTGTTCAGGTAGCAGGACGTCCCTTGATTGATTATATGCTTGACAGATTACACGCTTGTGGCATTCAAAATATTGTAGTGAACGTTCATTATCTAGCCGATAAGCTGGAGGCTTATCTAGCCGAGCTACAAATGCCAGCCATTACCATATCGGACGAGCGAGAGAAAATACTGGACACTGGCGGAGCACTTGTTAAGGCGAAACCTCTTTTGGGAGAAGGCTGCTTTTTTGCCTGTAACTCTGATTCTCTTTGGACGGGAGACGATAACGCTCTCATCCGTATGATGCGCTCCTTTGACCCTCACACCATGGATGCCTTGCTGCTTGTAGTAAGACAGGCTGATACACCTCTTATGGACGGTACGGGCGATTTTTTTATGGACAGTGAAGGCAAACTCACCCGCCCTCCAAACCATACCCCCGCCCCATTTTTTTATACAGGCGTTCAAATAATCTCTCCTACCTTGCTGGCTGGTGCTCCTGTTGGTACTTTTTCCTGCAACCTCTTGTGGGATAAGGCAATAAAGCGAGGACATCTCTACGGTACGAGCCTTGAGGGAACATGGTTCCATGTAGGGCGAGTCGAAGATATAAAACGTGCCGAACATCTTATGGAGGCGTTGTGA
- a CDS encoding 2Fe-2S iron-sulfur cluster-binding protein, with protein sequence MVKITYIEYDGTKHTVDVDDGMSVMEGAVNNSIPGIDADCGGACACATCMVFVPPEWWDRLPEKQDMEETMLSFCDHSEENSRLTCQLEVSSALDGLTVFMPKTQH encoded by the coding sequence ATGGTAAAAATTACGTACATTGAGTACGATGGCACAAAACACACGGTTGATGTAGACGATGGTATGAGTGTGATGGAGGGTGCCGTTAATAATTCCATTCCTGGTATTGACGCTGATTGCGGTGGTGCGTGTGCGTGTGCGACCTGTATGGTTTTTGTCCCACCTGAGTGGTGGGATAGGTTGCCGGAAAAACAAGATATGGAAGAAACCATGCTGAGTTTTTGCGATCACTCTGAAGAGAACAGTCGCCTGACTTGCCAGTTGGAAGTTAGCAGTGCCTTGGATGGTCTAACGGTTTTTATGCCAAAAACACAGCATTAG
- the tsaE gene encoding tRNA (adenosine(37)-N6)-threonylcarbamoyltransferase complex ATPase subunit type 1 TsaE, with amino-acid sequence MKTSDSETLSLTHSARQLRLPNEAATRALGGRVADFLRPGDLVALNGDLAMGKTVLARGVIGAFFSDVTVPSPTFTLVQIYKTDKFPISHVDLYRLDKLEDVFELGLEEALDEGVVLMEWPERWGAYLPVDRLDITLSMPNAQSEMERMAYLSGSERWMDVIANV; translated from the coding sequence ATGAAGACCTCTGACTCTGAAACTCTATCCTTGACCCATTCTGCCCGCCAGTTGAGATTGCCGAATGAAGCCGCCACACGAGCGCTCGGCGGTCGTGTGGCTGATTTCTTGCGCCCGGGCGATTTGGTAGCCCTCAATGGTGATTTGGCTATGGGCAAGACGGTTTTGGCTCGTGGCGTGATTGGCGCGTTTTTTTCGGACGTCACTGTACCTAGTCCCACATTTACCCTCGTGCAGATTTACAAGACGGATAAATTCCCCATATCTCATGTTGATCTTTACCGCTTGGACAAACTGGAGGACGTCTTTGAATTGGGCCTTGAAGAAGCCTTAGATGAGGGTGTGGTGTTGATGGAGTGGCCTGAGCGTTGGGGGGCTTATCTGCCTGTGGATAGGTTGGATATCACTTTGTCAATGCCGAATGCGCAATCGGAGATGGAACGTATGGCCTATCTTTCGGGGAGCGAGCGCTGGATGGACGTTATTGCCAATGTCTGA
- the addA gene encoding double-strand break repair helicase AddA — translation MTTVPQPTQEQRRASTPETSVWVSANAGSGKTHVLIDRIVRLLLKDALPERILCLTFTRVAASEMKERLFRRLGGWVVMPDDILKSTIETLTGVLPDESALAHARQLFARVLETPGGLKIQTIHGFCEHILKRFPLEAGVPAHFQVLSDHEVHALKQDVRNSVLLSATQDANTTLGRAMGVLGTLVNEQDFSTLFNTLIDQRNIVRTMDEKGATIYGALNLESTITSQSVRQEMAYPQAEKELRAAAYIKPELGLFFESPDRSATLESYLDVFLTKDRMPRKKFPTKKIGNENATTYDALMAEKERLCLLYERYNRALTAEHSLALLTVARAALSAWERAKTKRGFLDYDDLILRTVDLLRTSRQAAWVLYKLDGGLDHILVDEAQDNSTLQWDIVQALTEEFFSGESARETNRTVFAVGDNKQSIFSFQGADPEAFEKMRCFFSSHVPHTGKDFDSVELDRSFRTTSPVLQAVDAIFSIKGCLGTEIDIHHTTQRAEDAGCVELWEPETHDKTPDDDPTLVPHSTGRADHPRTRLAHRIVNIVRGWLDDKTPLPSQGRPITPGDILILVRKRSGNLLVDEMLRLFKTQNIPVAGADRMVMTDQIAVMDLMTLGAFVLLPEDDLTLACVLKSPLFELDEDDLYTIAHNRPGSLWNNLGTMASSNDKFSKVRTELEHLLARTDMVSPFDFYNDVLSVQGGRRKILARLGPDAEDPIDEFLSLALDYESRNGSSLQGFLHWMSNAPTEIKRDMDHGRGEVRIMTVHAAKGLEANIVMLPDCCDTPHGTQESPILEAHSGWHSVLLWGGHNCEPIQQLKNERQKKRNDEYRRLFYVALTRARDQLYIGGFTNKRSNSPPKDSWYAMAQQALEKPEWQTTDNNGATIWRLESKQSTTPSDFQPTRDATTSLPRVPWMDTPAPRETIAQPIAPSVLGSLLKHKNP, via the coding sequence ATGACCACTGTGCCCCAACCCACGCAAGAACAACGTCGTGCCTCCACACCAGAGACTTCCGTATGGGTAAGTGCCAATGCAGGCTCCGGCAAAACCCACGTGTTGATTGACCGCATTGTCCGGCTCCTGCTGAAAGACGCACTGCCCGAACGAATTTTATGCCTTACGTTTACCCGTGTTGCAGCTTCGGAGATGAAAGAACGTTTGTTTCGTCGGTTGGGAGGATGGGTTGTGATGCCGGACGATATCCTTAAAAGCACCATCGAAACTCTCACCGGTGTGCTTCCTGACGAATCAGCGTTGGCTCATGCACGGCAATTATTTGCCAGAGTGCTGGAAACACCGGGTGGGCTTAAAATCCAAACCATCCACGGCTTTTGCGAACATATATTAAAGCGGTTTCCTCTTGAGGCGGGCGTTCCGGCACATTTTCAGGTGTTAAGCGATCATGAGGTTCACGCTCTTAAGCAAGACGTGCGCAACTCCGTGTTGCTTAGTGCTACTCAAGATGCAAACACAACCTTAGGCCGTGCCATGGGTGTTCTGGGCACTTTGGTCAATGAACAAGATTTTAGCACTTTGTTTAACACCCTCATAGACCAGCGCAATATTGTGCGCACTATGGATGAAAAAGGGGCAACTATCTACGGTGCCCTTAATCTGGAATCCACCATAACGTCTCAATCCGTGCGGCAGGAAATGGCCTATCCGCAAGCAGAAAAAGAGTTACGTGCAGCGGCCTACATTAAACCCGAACTTGGCCTGTTCTTTGAATCTCCTGACCGCTCTGCAACTCTGGAGTCCTATCTGGATGTTTTTCTCACAAAAGATCGTATGCCTCGGAAGAAATTTCCAACAAAAAAGATAGGGAACGAAAATGCCACCACCTATGATGCTCTTATGGCCGAAAAAGAGAGGCTTTGTTTATTATACGAACGTTACAACAGAGCCCTCACTGCTGAACATAGCCTCGCCCTACTGACTGTTGCCCGTGCCGCTCTTAGTGCATGGGAGAGGGCCAAAACCAAGCGCGGATTTCTGGATTATGACGATCTTATTTTACGCACCGTAGATTTGTTGCGCACTTCTCGTCAGGCGGCGTGGGTTTTATACAAGCTGGATGGCGGGTTAGACCATATTCTGGTTGATGAGGCGCAAGATAATTCTACCCTACAATGGGATATTGTGCAGGCACTAACAGAAGAGTTTTTCTCTGGTGAGAGCGCACGCGAGACAAACCGCACCGTGTTTGCCGTTGGCGACAACAAGCAGTCAATTTTCAGCTTTCAGGGAGCAGATCCGGAGGCGTTTGAAAAAATGCGCTGTTTTTTTTCCAGCCATGTCCCCCATACAGGCAAAGATTTTGACTCTGTTGAGCTTGACCGTTCTTTTCGCACCACATCTCCTGTTTTGCAGGCTGTAGATGCTATTTTCAGCATCAAAGGATGCCTCGGTACAGAGATTGATATTCACCATACAACCCAACGGGCAGAAGATGCCGGATGTGTGGAACTCTGGGAGCCGGAAACCCACGATAAAACACCAGATGACGATCCCACCCTCGTACCGCACTCCACGGGTCGGGCAGACCATCCCCGTACCCGCCTAGCTCACCGCATCGTAAATATTGTCCGAGGCTGGCTTGACGACAAAACCCCACTGCCCTCGCAGGGGCGACCCATTACGCCGGGTGACATTTTAATTTTGGTGCGCAAACGATCAGGAAACTTGCTGGTAGATGAAATGCTACGTCTGTTCAAAACCCAGAATATTCCTGTAGCGGGCGCTGATCGCATGGTAATGACAGACCAAATAGCGGTTATGGATTTGATGACACTGGGGGCTTTTGTCTTATTACCCGAAGATGACTTAACTTTGGCGTGTGTTTTGAAAAGTCCTTTGTTTGAGCTTGATGAGGATGATCTCTACACGATCGCTCATAATCGCCCCGGCTCTTTGTGGAATAATCTTGGGACTATGGCATCAAGCAATGATAAGTTTTCTAAAGTGAGAACAGAACTTGAGCATCTTTTGGCCCGCACGGATATGGTATCGCCCTTTGACTTTTATAATGATGTGTTGTCAGTGCAAGGAGGACGGCGCAAGATTCTCGCCCGTTTGGGTCCGGATGCAGAAGACCCGATTGATGAGTTTTTATCGCTGGCTCTTGATTATGAGAGCCGCAACGGCTCATCATTGCAAGGCTTTTTGCATTGGATGTCTAACGCACCTACAGAAATAAAACGAGATATGGACCATGGTCGTGGTGAGGTTAGAATTATGACCGTTCATGCCGCTAAGGGTCTTGAGGCTAACATTGTTATGCTACCGGATTGCTGTGATACTCCGCACGGCACACAGGAATCACCGATTCTTGAGGCCCATAGTGGATGGCACTCTGTCTTGCTGTGGGGAGGGCACAACTGCGAACCTATCCAACAGTTAAAAAACGAGAGACAAAAAAAACGCAATGATGAATACCGGCGGTTATTTTATGTAGCTCTCACCCGCGCCAGAGATCAACTTTATATCGGCGGCTTCACTAACAAGAGATCCAACAGCCCTCCTAAAGACAGCTGGTACGCTATGGCACAACAGGCTCTTGAAAAACCAGAGTGGCAAACTACAGATAATAATGGCGCAACAATTTGGCGTCTTGAGAGCAAACAAAGCACTACACCTTCTGATTTTCAACCGACTCGTGATGCGACAACCTCTCTTCCCCGCGTACCATGGATGGACACCCCCGCCCCCCGTGAAACCATAGCTCAACCTATAGCCCCCTCCGTTCTTGGGAGCCTGTTAAAACATAAAAACCC
- a CDS encoding phosphotransferase: MSEADVSARKAIAADFLEQAGWGGAHLESLRDDASHRHYARLYRKHETAILMDSPPMGPVLRPYAIKARLALDCEPFMAVGDYLHSLGLGAPTLLAHDLPHGFLLLEDLGNNTYLNASTWGGDNKALLTAAVEVLVHLHSQPLPEALPVPGGGLYRLPLFGINVFLSEVALFTRWYRHEVLGNPLEITLFREEQKLWRALYERYVKDEPDHLMLRDFHSPNLMWQHAKVGVARVGILDYQDALLGPEAYDLVSLLQDARQDVPAILEAHLLDKYISAMTHRRPDFNPQTFQACYAVLAAQRSIRIMGVFTRLWKRDNKHAYREHLPRMADYLTRNLAHPALKTIARRFSQTPWYPSRQDA, from the coding sequence ATGTCTGAGGCAGATGTCTCTGCCCGTAAGGCAATTGCGGCGGATTTTCTTGAGCAAGCTGGTTGGGGAGGAGCTCACTTAGAGTCTTTGCGTGATGATGCATCTCATCGCCATTATGCGCGGCTATATCGTAAGCATGAGACAGCTATCTTAATGGATTCTCCTCCCATGGGACCAGTCTTGCGACCCTATGCCATAAAGGCACGGCTGGCATTGGATTGCGAACCTTTTATGGCTGTTGGAGATTATTTGCATAGCTTGGGATTGGGAGCACCTACTTTGCTAGCGCATGACTTGCCTCATGGGTTTTTGTTGCTGGAGGATTTGGGTAACAATACCTATCTCAATGCATCTACTTGGGGGGGTGATAACAAGGCTTTGCTTACGGCAGCGGTGGAGGTTTTAGTGCATCTCCACAGTCAACCTCTGCCGGAAGCCTTACCGGTTCCCGGTGGTGGGTTGTATAGATTGCCCTTGTTTGGGATAAATGTTTTTCTTTCAGAGGTTGCCTTATTTACACGTTGGTACAGGCATGAAGTGCTGGGTAATCCGCTTGAGATAACATTGTTTCGTGAAGAACAAAAACTGTGGCGCGCTCTTTATGAACGCTATGTAAAAGATGAACCGGATCATCTAATGTTGCGAGATTTTCATTCCCCTAATCTCATGTGGCAACATGCGAAGGTTGGCGTTGCGCGGGTTGGTATTCTGGACTATCAGGATGCGCTGTTAGGACCGGAAGCTTATGACCTTGTTTCTCTACTTCAGGATGCACGGCAAGATGTACCAGCGATACTGGAGGCACATTTACTAGATAAATATATATCCGCCATGACTCACCGACGTCCAGATTTCAATCCGCAAACCTTTCAAGCGTGTTATGCTGTTTTGGCAGCCCAGCGGAGCATTCGCATTATGGGAGTCTTCACCCGCCTATGGAAAAGAGATAACAAACATGCTTATCGTGAGCATTTGCCCCGCATGGCAGATTATCTAACACGCAATTTGGCACACCCCGCCCTTAAGACTATAGCTCGCCGATTTTCACAAACTCCGTGGTACCCAAGCAGGCAGGACGCATAA